A genomic segment from Hypomesus transpacificus isolate Combined female chromosome 13, fHypTra1, whole genome shotgun sequence encodes:
- the abcc3 gene encoding ATP-binding cassette sub-family C member 3 isoform X3 produces MLISFTKEENVPYWWGYALAFLMFFVAFLQTLILHQHFQYCFVTGMRIRTAIIGAIYRKSLVITNAAKRSSTVGEIVNLMSVDAQRFMDLTTFLNMLWSAPLQIILALYFLWQNLGPSVLAGVAVMVLLIPLNAAIAVKTRAFQVEQMRYKDSRIKLMNEILNGIKVLKLYAWEKSFMDQVLAIRQKELMVLKKTAYLGSLSTMAWTSAPFLVALTTFAVYVTVDENNILDAEKAFVSLSLFNILRFPLNMLPQVISSLVQASVSLKRIQNFLSHDELDPESVDRANIASDCAVTVVNGKFTWTKEDPPVLHSISLMVPQGSLLAVVGHVGCGKSSLISALLGEMEKLDGEISIQGSVAYVPQQAWIQNATLRDNILFGKPFNEPKYRCILEACALTPDLEVLPGGDQTEIGEKGINLSGGQRQRVSIARALYSEADVYLLDDPLSAVDAHVAKHIFDKVMGPDGALKDKTRILVTHGISFLPQVDNIMVLVDGRVSEMGSYQALLKENGAFAEFLRNYSLEDIIEEEEATEALIDDEEFPDDALSNHTDMVSNEPVVNEEKRKFIRQISIISSDVENPKTKSVRKRLCSERKHPEPLPEKTAPSKDKLIQAETTETGRVKLKVFLEYARAVGPVLSVFICFLYCCQNAAAIGANIWLSQWTNDAGLNDTQANVPMRVGVYAALGIAQGVLLLGNCLLCKAYGMLRTAKLMHVLMLQGVLRAPQAFFESTPTGRLLNRFGKDVDTIDTYIPDNIDIWMRTFWYTVNVLLVCSVLTPMFLIVIVPLMVFYWWVQRFYVATSRQLKRLESVSRSPIYSHFSETVTGSSVVRAYGRLDAFVTLNNTKVDDNQKSYYPGIVANRWLGVRIEFIGNCIVLFAALFAVIGKEQLNPGLVGLSVSYALLVTMSLNWLVRMTSDLESNIVAVERVKEYAETQTEAPWEIEDKKPPSDWPTQGNVEFRDYSVRYREGLDLVLKNLSLSVNGGEKIGIVGRTGAGKSSMTLCLFRLLEAAGGEITIDGIKISDIGLHDLRSKLTIIPQEPVLFSGSLRMNLDPFEYYSEEDVWGALEHSHLHKFVSNQPAKLELECSEGGENLSVGQRQLVCLARALLRKTRILVLDEATAAIDLETDDLIQSTIRTQFEDCTVFTIAHRLNTIMDYTRVLVLDKGQVAEFDTPSNLLSQRGIFYGMAKDAGLVQ; encoded by the exons aTGTTGATTTCGTTCACCAAGGAGGAGAACGTTCCGTACTGGTGGGGCTACGCTCTGGCGTTCCTCATGTTCTTTGTGGCGTTCCTGCAGACCCTCATCCTGCACCAGCACTTCCAGTACTGCTTTGTTACTGGCATGAGAATCCGCACAGCCATCATAGGGGCCATCTACAGGAAG TCTCTGGTGATCACCAACGCTGCCAAACGCTCCTCTACCGTGGGGGAGATCGTCAACCTGATGTCTGTGGACGCCCAGAGATTCATGGACCTCACCACCTTCCTCAACATGCTGTGGTCCGCCCCCCTGCAGATCATCCTGGCTCTCTACTTCCTGTGGCAG aacCTCGGTCCGTCCGTGCTAGCCGGTGTGGCTGTGATGGTGCTCCTTATCCCGTTAAACGCTGCCATCGCTGTGAAGACCAGAGCCTTTCAG GTGGAGCAGATGCGGTACAAGGACTCGCGTATTAAGCTGATGAACGAGATCCTGAACGGGATCAAGGTGTTGAAGTTGTACGCCTGGGAGAAGTCCTTCATGGACCAGGTCCTGGCCATCCGCCAGAAGGAGCTCATGGTTCTGAAGAAGACGGCCTACCTCGGCTCCCTGTCTACCATGGCCTGGACCAGCGCCCCCTTCCTG GTTGCCTTGACGACGTTCGCGGTGTACGTGACGGTCGATGAGAACAACATCCTGGACGCAGAGAAGGCCTtcgtgtccctgtctctcttcaacATCCTCCGCTTTCCCCTCAACATGCTGCCTCAGGTCATCAGCAGCCTCGTCCAG GCGAGTGTGTCTCTGAAGCGTATTCAGAATTTCCTGAGTCACGATGAGCTGGACCCAGAGTCTGTGGACAGAGCCAACATTGCCTCAG ACTGTGCTGTCACCGTGGTCAACGGCAAGTTCACCTGGACCAAAGAGGatccccctgtcctgcacag CATCAGCCTGATGGTGCCGCAGGGCTCTCTGCTGGCTGTGGTGGGTCATGTAGGCTGTGGGAAGTCCTCGCTGATCTCGGCTCTGctgggggagatggagaagctgGATGGGGAGATCTCTATACAG ggctctGTGGCCTACGTACCCCAGCAGGCCTGGATCCAGAACGCCACGCTGAGAGACAACATCCTGTTTGGGAAGCCCTTCAATGAGCCCAAGTACCGCTGCATCCTGGAGGCCTgcgccctgacccctgacctggaaGTGCTTCCTGGAGGGGACCAGACAGAGATTGGGGAGAAG ggtaTAAACCTGTCCggggggcagaggcagagggtgAGCATCGCCAGAGCTCTGTACAGCGAAGCCGACGTCTACCTGCTGGACGACCCGCTGTCTGCAGTCGACGCCCACGTGGCCAAGCACATCTTCGACAAAGTCATGGGCCCCGATGGGGCGCTCAAGGACAAG ACGCGCATCCTGGTGACGCACGGCATCAGCTTCCTGCCGCAGGTGGACAACATAATGGTGCTGGTGGACGGGCGCGTGTCGGAAATGGGCTCCTACCAAGCCCTGCTCAAGGAGAACGGGGCCTTCGCCGAGTTCCTCCGGAACTACTCCCTCGAAGACATcatcgaggaggaggaggccaccg AGGCCTTGATTGATGATGAAGAGTTCCCCGACGACGCCCTTAGCAACCACACAGATATGGTGTCCAACGAGCCGGTGGTAAACGAAGAGAAAAGAAAGTTCATAAG GCAGATCAGCATCATCTCGTCGGATGTGGAGAACCCCAAGACGAAGTCGGTGAGGAAGCGTCTGTGCAGCGAGCGGAAGCATCCGGAGCCCCTGCCGGAGAAGACGGCGCCATCCAAGGATAAGCTGATCCAGGCGGAGACCACCGAGACGGGCCGG gtgAAGCTGAAGGTGTTCCTGGAGTACGCCCGGGCGGTGGGGCCCGTGCTCTCCGTCTTCATCTGCTTCCTGTACTGCTGCCAGAATGCCGCCGCCATCGGCGCCAACATCTGGCTGAGCCAGTGGACCAACGACGCGGGGCTGAACGACACGCAGGCCAACGTGCccatgagggtgggggtgtacgCGGCGCTGGGCATCGCGCAGG GTGTGCTGTTGCTGGGCAACTGCTTGCTGTGCAAAGCCTACGGCATGCTGCGCACGGCCAAGCTCATGCACGTCCTCATGCTGCAAGGAGTCCTGCGAGCGCCGCAGGCCTTCTTCGAAAGCACCCCCACGGGGCGGCTGCTAAACCGCTTCGGCAAAGACGTGGACACTATAGACACCTACATCCCTGACAATATTGACATATGGATGCGGACTTTTTGGTACACAGTGAATGTGCTACTCGTATGCTCTGTCCTCACCCCAATGTTCCTCATAGTCATAGTCCCGTTAATGGTGTTCTATTGGTGGGTCCAG aggttTTACGTAGCTACGTCGCGCCAGCTGAAGCGTCTGGAGTCGGTGAGCCGCTCTCCCATCTACTCCCACTTCTCTGAGACCGTCACCGGCTCCAGCGTGGTCAGGGCCTACGGGCGGCTCGACGCCTTCGTCACCCTCAACAACACCAAGGTGGACGACAACCAGAAGAGTTACTACCCGGGGATAGTGGCCAACAG GTGGCTGGGGGTTCGTATCGAGTTCATCGGGAACTGCATCGTGCTGTTTGCCGCTCTGTTTGCGGTCATCGGGAAGGAACAGCTGAACCCAGGGCTCGTGGGCCTGTCTGTGTCCTACGCTCTGCTG gtgACCATGtctctgaactggctggtgaggatgacctctgacctggagaGCAACATTGTGGCTGTGGAGCGAGTCAAGGAGTACGCCGAGACCCAGACCGAG GCACCCTGGGAGATCGAGGACAAGAAGCCTCCGTCTGATTGGCCAACCCAGGGGAACGTGGAGTTCCGGGACTACAGTGTGAGGTATCGAGAGGGCCTGGACCTGGTGCTGAAGAACCTCAGCCTCAGTGTGAATGGAGGGGAGAAG attgGTATCGTGGGCCGTACCGGGGCTGGGAAGTCCTCTATGACCCTTTGTTTGTTTCGACTGCTGGAGGCGGCCGGTGGAGAGATCACCATCGACGGAATCAAGATCTCTGATATCGGACTCCACGACCTGAGGTCCAAGCTCACTATTAtaccacag GAACCCGTGCTGTTCTCGGGGTCCCTCAGGATGAACCTTGACCCCTTTGAGTATTACAGCGAGGAGGATGTGTGGGGGGCTCTGGAACACTCCCACCTCCACAAGTTCGTCAGCAACCAGCCAGCCAAACTGGAGCTGGAGTgttctgagggaggagagaacctCAG tgtgggCCAGAGGCAGCTGGTGTGTCTTGCTCGCGCTCTGCTGAGGAAGACGAGGATCCTGGTTCTGGATGAGGCCACGGCTGCCATCGACCTGGAGACGGACGACCTCATCCAGTCCACCATCAGGACCCAGTTTGAGGACTGCACCGTCTTTACCATCGCTCACAGACTCAACACTATCATGGACTACACCag AGTGCTGGTGTTGGACAAGGGACAGGTCGCTGAGTTTGACACTCCCTCCAACCTCCTATCACAGCGAGGCATCTTCTACGGCATGGCCAAGGATGCGGGCTTGGTCCAGTAG
- the abcc3 gene encoding ATP-binding cassette sub-family C member 3 isoform X6, giving the protein MLRTAKLMHVLMLQGVLRAPQAFFESTPTGRLLNRFGKDVDTIDTYIPDNIDIWMRTFWYTVNVLLVCSVLTPMFLIVIVPLMVFYWWVQRFYVATSRQLKRLESVSRSPIYSHFSETVTGSSVVRAYGRLDAFVTLNNTKVDDNQKSYYPGIVANRWLGVRIEFIGNCIVLFAALFAVIGKEQLNPGLVGLSVSYALLVTMSLNWLVRMTSDLESNIVAVERVKEYAETQTEAPWEIEDKKPPSDWPTQGNVEFRDYSVRYREGLDLVLKNLSLSVNGGEKIGIVGRTGAGKSSMTLCLFRLLEAAGGEITIDGIKISDIGLHDLRSKLTIIPQEPVLFSGSLRMNLDPFEYYSEEDVWGALEHSHLHKFVSNQPAKLELECSEGGENLSVGQRQLVCLARALLRKTRILVLDEATAAIDLETDDLIQSTIRTQFEDCTVFTIAHRLNTIMDYTRVLVLDKGQVAEFDTPSNLLSQRGIFYGMAKDAGLVQ; this is encoded by the exons ATGCTGCGCACGGCCAAGCTCATGCACGTCCTCATGCTGCAAGGAGTCCTGCGAGCGCCGCAGGCCTTCTTCGAAAGCACCCCCACGGGGCGGCTGCTAAACCGCTTCGGCAAAGACGTGGACACTATAGACACCTACATCCCTGACAATATTGACATATGGATGCGGACTTTTTGGTACACAGTGAATGTGCTACTCGTATGCTCTGTCCTCACCCCAATGTTCCTCATAGTCATAGTCCCGTTAATGGTGTTCTATTGGTGGGTCCAG aggttTTACGTAGCTACGTCGCGCCAGCTGAAGCGTCTGGAGTCGGTGAGCCGCTCTCCCATCTACTCCCACTTCTCTGAGACCGTCACCGGCTCCAGCGTGGTCAGGGCCTACGGGCGGCTCGACGCCTTCGTCACCCTCAACAACACCAAGGTGGACGACAACCAGAAGAGTTACTACCCGGGGATAGTGGCCAACAG GTGGCTGGGGGTTCGTATCGAGTTCATCGGGAACTGCATCGTGCTGTTTGCCGCTCTGTTTGCGGTCATCGGGAAGGAACAGCTGAACCCAGGGCTCGTGGGCCTGTCTGTGTCCTACGCTCTGCTG gtgACCATGtctctgaactggctggtgaggatgacctctgacctggagaGCAACATTGTGGCTGTGGAGCGAGTCAAGGAGTACGCCGAGACCCAGACCGAG GCACCCTGGGAGATCGAGGACAAGAAGCCTCCGTCTGATTGGCCAACCCAGGGGAACGTGGAGTTCCGGGACTACAGTGTGAGGTATCGAGAGGGCCTGGACCTGGTGCTGAAGAACCTCAGCCTCAGTGTGAATGGAGGGGAGAAG attgGTATCGTGGGCCGTACCGGGGCTGGGAAGTCCTCTATGACCCTTTGTTTGTTTCGACTGCTGGAGGCGGCCGGTGGAGAGATCACCATCGACGGAATCAAGATCTCTGATATCGGACTCCACGACCTGAGGTCCAAGCTCACTATTAtaccacag GAACCCGTGCTGTTCTCGGGGTCCCTCAGGATGAACCTTGACCCCTTTGAGTATTACAGCGAGGAGGATGTGTGGGGGGCTCTGGAACACTCCCACCTCCACAAGTTCGTCAGCAACCAGCCAGCCAAACTGGAGCTGGAGTgttctgagggaggagagaacctCAG tgtgggCCAGAGGCAGCTGGTGTGTCTTGCTCGCGCTCTGCTGAGGAAGACGAGGATCCTGGTTCTGGATGAGGCCACGGCTGCCATCGACCTGGAGACGGACGACCTCATCCAGTCCACCATCAGGACCCAGTTTGAGGACTGCACCGTCTTTACCATCGCTCACAGACTCAACACTATCATGGACTACACCag AGTGCTGGTGTTGGACAAGGGACAGGTCGCTGAGTTTGACACTCCCTCCAACCTCCTATCACAGCGAGGCATCTTCTACGGCATGGCCAAGGATGCGGGCTTGGTCCAGTAG
- the abcc3 gene encoding ATP-binding cassette sub-family C member 3 isoform X7, which translates to MDADFLRFYVATSRQLKRLESVSRSPIYSHFSETVTGSSVVRAYGRLDAFVTLNNTKVDDNQKSYYPGIVANRWLGVRIEFIGNCIVLFAALFAVIGKEQLNPGLVGLSVSYALLVTMSLNWLVRMTSDLESNIVAVERVKEYAETQTEAPWEIEDKKPPSDWPTQGNVEFRDYSVRYREGLDLVLKNLSLSVNGGEKIGIVGRTGAGKSSMTLCLFRLLEAAGGEITIDGIKISDIGLHDLRSKLTIIPQEPVLFSGSLRMNLDPFEYYSEEDVWGALEHSHLHKFVSNQPAKLELECSEGGENLSVGQRQLVCLARALLRKTRILVLDEATAAIDLETDDLIQSTIRTQFEDCTVFTIAHRLNTIMDYTRVLVLDKGQVAEFDTPSNLLSQRGIFYGMAKDAGLVQ; encoded by the exons ATGGATGCGGACTTTTTG aggttTTACGTAGCTACGTCGCGCCAGCTGAAGCGTCTGGAGTCGGTGAGCCGCTCTCCCATCTACTCCCACTTCTCTGAGACCGTCACCGGCTCCAGCGTGGTCAGGGCCTACGGGCGGCTCGACGCCTTCGTCACCCTCAACAACACCAAGGTGGACGACAACCAGAAGAGTTACTACCCGGGGATAGTGGCCAACAG GTGGCTGGGGGTTCGTATCGAGTTCATCGGGAACTGCATCGTGCTGTTTGCCGCTCTGTTTGCGGTCATCGGGAAGGAACAGCTGAACCCAGGGCTCGTGGGCCTGTCTGTGTCCTACGCTCTGCTG gtgACCATGtctctgaactggctggtgaggatgacctctgacctggagaGCAACATTGTGGCTGTGGAGCGAGTCAAGGAGTACGCCGAGACCCAGACCGAG GCACCCTGGGAGATCGAGGACAAGAAGCCTCCGTCTGATTGGCCAACCCAGGGGAACGTGGAGTTCCGGGACTACAGTGTGAGGTATCGAGAGGGCCTGGACCTGGTGCTGAAGAACCTCAGCCTCAGTGTGAATGGAGGGGAGAAG attgGTATCGTGGGCCGTACCGGGGCTGGGAAGTCCTCTATGACCCTTTGTTTGTTTCGACTGCTGGAGGCGGCCGGTGGAGAGATCACCATCGACGGAATCAAGATCTCTGATATCGGACTCCACGACCTGAGGTCCAAGCTCACTATTAtaccacag GAACCCGTGCTGTTCTCGGGGTCCCTCAGGATGAACCTTGACCCCTTTGAGTATTACAGCGAGGAGGATGTGTGGGGGGCTCTGGAACACTCCCACCTCCACAAGTTCGTCAGCAACCAGCCAGCCAAACTGGAGCTGGAGTgttctgagggaggagagaacctCAG tgtgggCCAGAGGCAGCTGGTGTGTCTTGCTCGCGCTCTGCTGAGGAAGACGAGGATCCTGGTTCTGGATGAGGCCACGGCTGCCATCGACCTGGAGACGGACGACCTCATCCAGTCCACCATCAGGACCCAGTTTGAGGACTGCACCGTCTTTACCATCGCTCACAGACTCAACACTATCATGGACTACACCag AGTGCTGGTGTTGGACAAGGGACAGGTCGCTGAGTTTGACACTCCCTCCAACCTCCTATCACAGCGAGGCATCTTCTACGGCATGGCCAAGGATGCGGGCTTGGTCCAGTAG